The genomic region GTTCAGTCCGAACCGCAACTGTTCGACCTGGAACCGAAAATTAGAGTAATCAGAGCATCCAAAGAGGTGGTTGAATGAAGAACTTCCTTTCAATGAACGATTTGGAGAAAAAGGATATTGAAAAGATATTCGAAATGGCCGACAAGCTCGGGGCCGAAAGCTTCTTCCCGAAGCCCAAGTGCGCCGGCCTTCTTTTCGACAGGCCGAGCACACGCACCCGCGTCTCCTTTGAAGTGGCGCTCCGCGAACTTGGGTTGCATCCGATCTATTTGGACTACGTTTTCTCCCAACTCGCGCGCGGGGAAAAAATAGAAGATACCGGAAAGGTGCTCAGCAACTATGTGGGAATAATAATCGCGAGGTTGCACAAGCACGAGATGCTCAACCGCCTCGCTGCCTCCTCCTCGGTCCCTGTGATAAATGCGGCAACCGATCTGGAGCACCCCTGCCAGGCTTTAGGGGACTTGTACACTTTGCGGCAGAAGGGGCTTTTGAAAAGCGGGACGAA from Candidatus Micrarchaeia archaeon harbors:
- a CDS encoding ornithine carbamoyltransferase (catalyzes the formation of L-citrulline from carbamoyl phosphate and L-ornithine in arginine biosynthesis and degradation); translated protein: MKNFLSMNDLEKKDIEKIFEMADKLGAESFFPKPKCAGLLFDRPSTRTRVSFEVALRELGLHPIYLDYVFSQLARGEKIEDTGKVLSNYVGIIIARLHKHEMLNRLAASSSVPVINAATDLEHPCQALGDLYTLRQKGLLKSGTKIAYIGNPSTNVANAFLLGAEKFALDLFFIAPRGYSPNPAYAKKAKVLNSFEAKADVAYVNSFDTGEDDLKMFLPFQLDAEKMKKLGAKYSMHPLPAFRGVEVSDEVLDSKNSLAWEQAKNKVAVQKALMQYLLG